One window from the genome of Acuticoccus sp. I52.16.1 encodes:
- the ftsH gene encoding ATP-dependent zinc metalloprotease FtsH translates to MSNHFRNFALWVVIALLLIALFQLFQNPGQRTNTSDISFSQFLTETRQGNVRAVTIQQRDITGTYNSGGRFSTYAPEGANNYIDTLDAQGVTIRAEPPNDGISIWGILATWFPMLLILGIWLFLMRQMQGGGAGKAMGFGKSKAKLLNEAHGRVLFEDVAGVDEAKEDLQEIVDFLKDPSRFQKLGGKIPRGVLLVGPPGTGKTLLARAIAGEANVPFFSISGSDFVEMFVGVGASRVRDMFEQAKKNAPCIIFIDEIDAVGRHRGAGLGGGNDEREQTLNQLLVEMDGFEANEGIILIAATNRPDVLDPALLRPGRFDRQIVVPNPDLVGREKILKVHVRKVPLAPDVNLKTLARGTPGFAGADLANLVNEAALLAARRNKRLVTHQEFEDAKDKVMMGAERRTLVMTEDEKKLTAYHEAGHALVALHMPASDPIHKATIIPRGRALGMVMRLPERDQISLTRAKCKADLAVAMGGRVAEELIFGHEKVTSGASADIKMATKLSRAMATQFGMSDELGPLLYSENEDEVFLGHSVARSQSVSEKTQELVDSEVKRFVNDGYETAMAVIKTNLDDLHTVAKGLLEYETLTGEEIRDLIKGKPPVRESADDDTPPRASTVPPTGAPKPRPPANEGGWEPQPS, encoded by the coding sequence ATGAGCAACCATTTCCGCAATTTCGCCCTGTGGGTGGTGATCGCGCTGCTGCTGATCGCGTTGTTCCAGCTGTTCCAGAATCCGGGCCAGCGGACCAACACGTCGGATATCTCGTTCTCGCAATTCTTGACCGAGACCCGGCAGGGCAACGTGCGCGCCGTCACGATCCAACAGCGCGATATTACAGGAACGTACAATTCGGGCGGCCGCTTCTCGACCTACGCCCCCGAAGGCGCCAACAATTATATCGACACGCTGGACGCCCAGGGCGTCACCATCCGGGCCGAGCCGCCGAACGACGGGATCTCCATCTGGGGCATCCTGGCGACGTGGTTCCCCATGCTCCTCATCCTGGGCATCTGGCTGTTCCTGATGCGGCAGATGCAGGGCGGCGGCGCAGGCAAGGCGATGGGCTTCGGCAAGTCCAAGGCCAAGCTCCTCAACGAGGCGCACGGCCGCGTCCTGTTCGAGGACGTCGCCGGCGTCGACGAGGCGAAGGAAGACCTGCAGGAAATCGTCGACTTCCTGAAGGACCCGTCCCGCTTCCAGAAGCTCGGCGGCAAGATCCCCCGCGGCGTCCTGCTGGTCGGCCCTCCGGGCACCGGTAAGACGTTGCTCGCCCGCGCCATCGCCGGCGAGGCGAACGTGCCCTTCTTCTCCATCTCGGGCTCCGACTTCGTCGAGATGTTCGTCGGCGTCGGCGCCAGCCGCGTGCGCGACATGTTCGAGCAGGCGAAGAAGAACGCCCCCTGCATCATCTTCATCGACGAGATCGACGCCGTCGGCCGCCATCGTGGTGCGGGCCTGGGCGGCGGCAACGACGAGCGCGAGCAGACCCTCAACCAGCTCCTCGTCGAGATGGACGGCTTCGAGGCGAACGAGGGCATCATCCTCATCGCCGCCACCAACCGTCCGGACGTGCTCGACCCCGCGCTGCTGCGTCCGGGCCGGTTCGACCGCCAGATCGTCGTCCCCAATCCGGACCTCGTCGGCCGCGAGAAGATCCTGAAGGTCCACGTGCGCAAGGTGCCGCTGGCGCCGGACGTGAACCTCAAGACCCTCGCCCGCGGCACGCCGGGCTTCGCCGGTGCGGACCTCGCCAACCTCGTCAACGAGGCGGCGCTGCTGGCCGCGCGCCGCAACAAGCGCCTCGTCACCCACCAGGAGTTCGAGGACGCCAAAGACAAGGTGATGATGGGTGCCGAGCGCCGCACCCTCGTCATGACCGAGGACGAGAAGAAGCTGACCGCCTACCACGAGGCGGGCCACGCCCTCGTCGCGCTGCACATGCCGGCGTCCGATCCGATCCACAAGGCGACCATCATCCCCCGCGGCCGTGCGCTCGGCATGGTGATGCGCCTGCCGGAGCGGGACCAGATCTCGCTGACCCGCGCCAAGTGCAAGGCGGACCTCGCCGTCGCCATGGGCGGCCGCGTCGCCGAAGAGCTGATCTTCGGCCACGAGAAGGTGACCTCCGGCGCCTCGGCCGACATCAAGATGGCGACCAAGCTCTCCCGCGCGATGGCGACGCAGTTCGGCATGTCGGACGAGCTGGGGCCGCTCCTCTACTCGGAGAACGAGGACGAGGTGTTCCTCGGCCACTCCGTCGCCCGCAGCCAGAGCGTGTCGGAGAAGACGCAGGAGCTGGTCGACTCGGAGGTGAAGCGCTTCGTGAATGACGGCTACGAGACCGCGATGGCCGTCATCAAGACCAATCTCGACGATCTGCACACCGTCGCCAAGGGCCTGCTCGAGTACGAGACGCTGACCGGCGAAGAGATCCGCGACCTCATCAAGGGCAAGCCCCCGGTCCGCGAGAGCGCCGACGACGACACCCCGCCGCGGGCGTCCACCGTCCCGCCCACGGGCGCGCCCAAGCCCCGTCCGCCCGCCAACGAGGGTGGCTGGGAACCGCAGCCGTCCTGA
- a CDS encoding mismatch-specific DNA-glycosylase, protein MPAPAPAPRFGPLPPDHVPDLLGPDLRVVFCGTALGRVSAQKRAYYAHPGNLFWRTLHATGLTPIRLAPADWPRLVEWGIGLTDVCKAHFGNDAELPAGAFDTHALRAKIERHAPRILAFTSKTAAAAVLQRPTGAVPLGAQPERIGATRLFVLPSPSGQARRYWDTAVWQSLADAVQATRTTHGSRR, encoded by the coding sequence ATGCCTGCACCTGCGCCTGCCCCTCGCTTCGGCCCACTGCCGCCGGACCATGTGCCGGACCTTCTCGGACCTGACCTTCGCGTGGTGTTCTGCGGGACCGCGCTCGGCCGCGTTTCGGCGCAGAAGCGGGCCTATTATGCCCACCCCGGCAATCTCTTCTGGCGCACCCTGCACGCCACGGGGCTGACGCCCATCCGCCTCGCGCCGGCCGACTGGCCACGCCTCGTCGAATGGGGCATCGGCCTCACCGACGTGTGCAAGGCCCACTTCGGCAACGACGCCGAACTCCCCGCCGGCGCGTTCGATACACACGCCCTGCGCGCCAAGATCGAGCGGCACGCACCGCGGATCCTCGCCTTCACCTCCAAGACCGCCGCGGCCGCCGTCCTCCAGCGCCCCACCGGTGCCGTCCCCCTCGGCGCCCAGCCCGAGAGGATCGGCGCGACGCGCCTCTTCGTGCTGCCCTCGCCCTCGGGCCAGGCGCGCCGCTATTGGGACACGGCGGTGTGGCAGTCGCTCGCCGACGCGGTCCAGGCCACACGCACGACGCACGGCTCCCGCCGCTAG
- a CDS encoding ABC transporter permease yields MRGPLPAWADVFVIPLLNVALAFVVAGLVVALIGENPVEALDVMIQGAFVYPGSLGYTLYYATNFVFTGLAVAVAFHARLFNIGGEGQAAMGGLGAVLVCLALDPYLPGVMVIPAAILGAALFGGAWAFLPGLLQATRGSHVVITTIMFNFIAAGILVWLLTGPLIRPGQSTPQTRNIAPDATIPQFHELARALGFEASSSPLNLSILLALAAAAGVWVLIWRTPFGFRLRTLGESEPAARYSGVSVPRMVIVTMVVSGALAGLMATNAVLGAQEKLVNNYTAGFGFTGIAVALMGRAHPVGIVMASLLFGALYQGGTELSFTYQTLDRNVVLVLQGFIILFSGALAHMLDGPLSRLFAPRTRLAPS; encoded by the coding sequence GTGAGAGGCCCGCTCCCCGCCTGGGCGGACGTCTTCGTCATCCCGCTGCTCAACGTGGCGCTCGCCTTCGTCGTGGCGGGGCTGGTGGTGGCGCTGATCGGCGAGAATCCGGTCGAGGCGCTGGACGTCATGATCCAGGGCGCCTTCGTCTATCCCGGCAGCCTGGGCTACACGCTCTACTACGCCACCAACTTCGTCTTCACCGGGCTGGCGGTGGCGGTCGCCTTCCATGCCAGGCTGTTCAACATCGGCGGCGAGGGGCAGGCGGCGATGGGCGGGCTCGGCGCGGTCCTCGTGTGCCTGGCGCTCGACCCCTACCTGCCGGGCGTGATGGTGATCCCGGCGGCGATCCTGGGCGCGGCCTTGTTCGGCGGGGCGTGGGCGTTCCTGCCGGGGTTGCTGCAGGCGACCCGCGGCAGCCACGTCGTCATCACCACGATCATGTTCAACTTCATCGCCGCCGGCATCCTGGTGTGGCTCCTCACCGGCCCGCTGATCCGCCCCGGCCAGTCGACCCCGCAGACGCGCAACATCGCGCCCGACGCCACCATCCCGCAGTTCCACGAACTGGCGCGCGCGCTGGGCTTCGAGGCGTCCTCCTCGCCGCTCAATCTGTCGATCCTCCTGGCCCTGGCGGCGGCGGCGGGCGTGTGGGTGCTGATCTGGCGCACGCCGTTCGGCTTCCGCCTGCGCACGCTCGGCGAATCGGAGCCGGCGGCGCGCTATTCCGGCGTCTCGGTGCCGCGGATGGTGATCGTGACGATGGTCGTCTCCGGCGCCCTGGCCGGGCTGATGGCGACCAACGCGGTGCTGGGGGCACAGGAGAAGCTCGTCAACAACTATACCGCCGGGTTCGGCTTCACCGGCATCGCCGTGGCGCTGATGGGGCGCGCGCATCCGGTCGGCATCGTCATGGCGAGCCTCCTCTTCGGGGCGCTCTACCAGGGCGGCACGGAGCTCTCGTTCACCTACCAGACCCTGGACCGCAATGTCGTGCTGGTGCTGCAGGGCTTCATCATCCTCTTCTCCGGCGCGCTGGCGCACATGCTGGACGGGCCGCTGTCGCGCCTCTTCGCGCCGCGCACACGGCTGGCGCCGTCATGA
- a CDS encoding ABC transporter permease, with product MAAEMWLDAMQILASTLRLATPLILCAMAGMFSERAGIVDIGLEGKLLMGAFAAAAVTSLTGTPWAGLGAAIAAAVALALVHGFACITHRGDHIVSGVAINILASGLTVVIGIALFTQGGQTPPLSRDERFGPITLPFEAGVADVPWFGPFYSELLSGHNLLVYAALLAVPLASLVLFSTSFGLRLRAVGEAPEAVDSAGYSVAWLRYRAIIITGVLCGIAGAYLSTAHGGGFVREMSAGKGYIALAALIFGKWRPLPTLLACLLFGVLESSAARLSGVSVPLVGQIPIEVILIAPYVLTVVLLAGFFGRAIPPRALGVPYLKER from the coding sequence ATGGCGGCTGAAATGTGGCTCGACGCCATGCAGATCCTGGCGAGCACCTTGCGGCTCGCCACGCCGCTGATCCTGTGCGCGATGGCCGGCATGTTCTCCGAGCGTGCCGGCATCGTCGACATCGGCCTCGAGGGCAAGCTCCTGATGGGGGCCTTCGCGGCCGCCGCCGTGACGAGCCTCACCGGGACCCCGTGGGCCGGGCTCGGCGCGGCCATCGCCGCCGCGGTCGCGCTGGCGCTGGTACACGGCTTCGCCTGCATCACCCACCGGGGCGACCACATCGTCTCCGGTGTCGCCATCAACATCCTCGCCTCGGGGCTGACGGTGGTGATCGGCATCGCGCTCTTCACCCAGGGCGGACAGACGCCGCCGCTGTCGCGTGACGAGCGCTTCGGCCCCATCACCCTGCCGTTCGAGGCCGGTGTGGCGGATGTCCCATGGTTCGGCCCGTTCTATTCGGAACTGCTGTCGGGCCACAATCTCCTGGTCTACGCCGCGCTGCTGGCGGTCCCGTTGGCCTCGCTGGTCCTGTTCTCGACGAGCTTCGGCCTGCGCCTGCGGGCCGTCGGCGAGGCGCCCGAGGCGGTCGATAGCGCGGGCTACTCGGTCGCCTGGCTGCGCTACCGGGCGATCATCATCACCGGCGTCCTGTGCGGCATCGCCGGGGCGTACCTGTCGACCGCGCACGGCGGCGGGTTCGTGCGCGAGATGAGCGCGGGCAAAGGCTACATCGCCCTGGCGGCCCTCATATTCGGCAAATGGCGCCCGCTGCCGACCCTGCTGGCGTGCCTGCTGTTCGGCGTGCTGGAAAGCTCCGCGGCGCGGCTGTCGGGGGTGTCCGTCCCGCTGGTCGGGCAAATTCCGATCGAGGTCATCCTCATCGCGCCTTATGTGCTGACCGTCGTTCTGCTGGCCGGATTCTTCGGCCGGGCGATCCCGCCGCGTGCGCTCGGCGTGCCGTATCTCAAGGAGCGGTGA
- a CDS encoding tetratricopeptide repeat protein — protein MRIVLTLMMVALTTPALSLPRWTADADTTVTAVQNRFLPRFFGDGGEQQEGGEANSELRIQQLETQVRMLTGQVEQLTFTVRRLQQLIEAGGAGQTSGAIGTDQRGAVQPGAGAPPRSLGQVPAQPAPSSTVGQAAPSNTFGQSGTGPVDLSALNGDLSATPPPASPTPSTRAAPSNPELDKVRDLQHSGRFAMAADAARTVLTDNPSGPVAGEARFMLGEALLAQRDFRAAANQFLETYTTDPNGARAAESLLKLSTSLNGLGESEAACSSLEELFGAYPNVSGSLRAQAEAERRTANCA, from the coding sequence ATGCGCATCGTTCTGACGCTGATGATGGTCGCGTTGACCACCCCGGCGCTCTCTCTGCCGCGCTGGACCGCGGACGCCGACACCACGGTGACGGCGGTGCAGAACCGTTTTCTGCCGCGCTTCTTCGGTGACGGCGGAGAACAGCAGGAGGGCGGCGAGGCGAACTCCGAGCTGCGCATCCAGCAGCTGGAGACCCAGGTGCGGATGCTCACCGGCCAGGTCGAGCAGCTCACCTTCACCGTGCGCCGCCTGCAACAGCTGATCGAGGCCGGCGGCGCCGGTCAGACCAGCGGCGCCATCGGCACCGACCAGCGCGGCGCCGTGCAGCCCGGCGCCGGCGCGCCTCCGCGCTCCCTCGGCCAGGTTCCGGCGCAGCCCGCCCCGTCGTCGACCGTCGGGCAGGCCGCGCCGTCCAACACCTTCGGCCAGTCGGGCACCGGCCCGGTGGACCTGTCGGCGCTCAACGGCGACCTTTCGGCGACGCCGCCGCCGGCTTCGCCCACGCCCTCCACCCGGGCCGCGCCGAGCAATCCCGAACTCGACAAGGTGCGCGACCTGCAGCACTCGGGGCGCTTCGCGATGGCCGCGGACGCCGCGCGCACGGTGCTGACCGACAATCCGAGCGGCCCCGTGGCCGGCGAAGCCCGGTTCATGCTGGGCGAGGCCCTCTTGGCGCAGCGCGACTTTCGCGCCGCCGCCAACCAGTTTCTCGAGACCTACACGACGGACCCCAACGGGGCGCGGGCGGCCGAAAGTCTCCTGAAGCTGTCGACCTCGCTCAACGGGTTGGGCGAGAGCGAGGCGGCGTGCTCCTCGCTGGAAGAGCTGTTCGGCGCCTATCCGAACGTGAGCGGCAGCCTGCGCGCCCAGGCCGAGGCCGAGCGACGCACCGCAAACTGCGCTTGA
- a CDS encoding VOC family protein — protein MQHQISVITLGVDDLATASRFYQDGFGWEPVFQNEEIVFYQMNGVILGTFLAASLAADMNQPAPFQRPGAFALAHNVTSADGVQPVMDALLAAGGTLLRAADAPPHGGLRGYVADPDGHAWEIAWQPMVKIAADGRVSFEF, from the coding sequence ATGCAACACCAGATCTCCGTGATCACCCTCGGCGTGGACGACCTCGCCACCGCCAGCCGCTTCTACCAGGACGGTTTCGGCTGGGAGCCGGTCTTCCAGAACGAGGAGATCGTCTTCTACCAGATGAACGGCGTCATCCTGGGCACCTTCCTCGCCGCGTCGCTGGCGGCCGACATGAACCAGCCGGCGCCCTTCCAGAGGCCGGGTGCCTTCGCGCTGGCGCACAACGTGACCTCGGCGGACGGGGTGCAGCCGGTGATGGACGCGCTGCTGGCGGCGGGCGGCACCCTCTTGCGCGCAGCCGATGCGCCGCCGCACGGCGGCCTTCGCGGCTACGTGGCGGACCCGGACGGACACGCCTGGGAGATCGCCTGGCAGCCCATGGTGAAGATCGCCGCGGACGGGCGGGTCAGCTTCGAGTTCTGA
- the pal gene encoding peptidoglycan-associated lipoprotein Pal codes for MTAALVAVALAGCAQKPTNTGGAGAATPGSPQDFAVNVGDRVFFTVDSSEINPTAAGVLDRQATWLQKYSQYQITIEGHADERGTREYNIALSARRAEAARRYLAGRGINAGRMRTLSFGKERPVAVCDNESCWNQNRRAVTVLGG; via the coding sequence ATGACCGCCGCCCTCGTGGCAGTGGCGTTGGCCGGGTGCGCCCAAAAGCCGACGAACACCGGCGGCGCGGGTGCCGCCACGCCCGGCTCGCCGCAAGACTTTGCGGTCAACGTGGGCGACCGCGTGTTCTTCACCGTCGACTCGTCGGAGATCAACCCGACGGCGGCCGGCGTGCTGGACCGCCAGGCGACCTGGTTGCAGAAGTACTCGCAATACCAGATCACCATCGAAGGCCACGCCGACGAGCGCGGCACGCGCGAGTACAACATCGCGCTGTCCGCCCGCCGGGCCGAGGCCGCTCGCCGCTACCTCGCCGGCCGCGGCATCAATGCCGGCCGCATGCGGACCCTGTCCTTCGGCAAGGAACGCCCGGTCGCGGTGTGCGACAACGAGTCCTGCTGGAACCAGAACCGCCGCGCGGTCACTGTTCTGGGCGGTTAA
- the tilS gene encoding tRNA lysidine(34) synthetase TilS, with amino-acid sequence MIAAATAPELDLSHVDAVGGALGVAVSGGGDSVALAVLLCRARPQRDITLLTVNHGLRPEAADECRFVAALGATLGRRVEVLTADGPPVGSLQAWAREARYTALAEAAATLGLAAVATAHTADDQAETMLLRLARGSGLKGLAAMRPDTTHHGLRILRPLLGTRRETLRVFLRERGIAWREDPSNDDTRFDRIAMRALAPELERAGLSTTRLAATATHLARASDLVDTLAAELLARAARRRRTGATVIAPAPWFAAHEEVRLRAFAEALRSTGGLTHPPRFATLAAADAALRRGEATTLGRCRAVPHGASLALWREARGIEAIAVAPGGRGVFDGRYAVALRASAPEVRVAAAGPAGRAWAARDEVGAAAETMPAVFVAGALVALPTLGVRRRDWPANAAIVRPLR; translated from the coding sequence TTGATCGCGGCCGCGACCGCTCCCGAGCTCGACCTTTCGCACGTCGACGCCGTCGGCGGTGCGCTCGGCGTCGCCGTCTCCGGCGGCGGCGATTCCGTCGCTCTCGCCGTGCTCCTGTGCCGAGCGCGGCCGCAGCGCGACATCACCCTCCTCACCGTGAACCACGGCCTGCGGCCCGAGGCGGCGGACGAATGCCGCTTCGTCGCCGCCCTCGGCGCCACCCTCGGCCGCCGGGTCGAGGTGCTGACGGCGGACGGGCCGCCCGTCGGCTCGCTCCAGGCCTGGGCGCGTGAGGCCCGTTACACGGCCCTGGCCGAGGCTGCCGCCACGCTCGGCCTCGCCGCCGTCGCGACCGCCCATACGGCGGACGACCAGGCCGAGACCATGCTCCTGCGCCTCGCCCGCGGCAGCGGCCTCAAAGGCCTGGCGGCGATGCGGCCGGATACCACCCATCACGGCCTGCGCATCCTGCGCCCCCTCCTCGGCACACGGCGCGAGACGCTGCGCGTCTTCCTGCGCGAGCGCGGCATCGCGTGGCGCGAGGATCCCTCCAACGACGACACGCGCTTCGACCGGATCGCCATGCGTGCCCTCGCCCCGGAGCTGGAGCGCGCCGGGCTCTCGACCACGCGTCTCGCCGCCACGGCGACGCACCTCGCCCGCGCCAGCGACCTGGTCGACACCCTCGCCGCCGAGCTCCTCGCCCGGGCCGCGCGGCGCCGCCGCACGGGCGCCACGGTCATCGCGCCGGCGCCGTGGTTCGCAGCGCACGAGGAGGTACGGCTGCGCGCGTTCGCCGAGGCGCTTCGCAGCACCGGCGGCCTCACGCACCCGCCGCGCTTCGCCACGCTGGCCGCGGCGGATGCGGCGCTGCGTCGCGGGGAGGCGACGACGCTGGGCCGCTGCCGCGCCGTTCCGCACGGTGCGTCGCTGGCGCTGTGGCGCGAGGCACGGGGGATCGAGGCGATCGCGGTAGCTCCCGGAGGCCGCGGCGTGTTCGACGGACGCTACGCCGTCGCGCTGCGGGCGAGCGCGCCCGAAGTGCGCGTCGCGGCGGCCGGGCCCGCGGGCCGCGCGTGGGCCGCACGGGACGAGGTCGGCGCCGCGGCCGAGACGATGCCGGCGGTTTTCGTGGCCGGCGCCCTGGTCGCGTTGCCGACGCTGGGCGTGCGTCGGCGCGACTGGCCCGCAAACGCGGCGATCGTGCGGCCCTTGCGTTGA